In the Candidatus Delongbacteria bacterium genome, one interval contains:
- a CDS encoding prepilin-type N-terminal cleavage/methylation domain-containing protein, which produces MKPLKKAYTLAELIVVVSIVAIISITGIFSYKHMLRKTVESVLTNAVMINVELIDIYYANHGVWVTEAEPGNQNLTTDEELKRFGLCGRNLSNDFMMRVFSLDGYPHVIAREQIGSDKFGIEVSYHFKTRELIVSESN; this is translated from the coding sequence ATGAAACCTCTAAAAAAAGCTTATACACTTGCTGAGTTGATAGTCGTAGTTTCCATTGTTGCGATCATTTCTATAACTGGAATCTTTTCTTACAAACACATGTTAAGAAAAACAGTTGAATCGGTTTTAACTAATGCAGTTATGATAAATGTTGAGCTTATCGATATTTACTATGCAAACCATGGAGTTTGGGTTACAGAAGCTGAGCCCGGAAACCAAAATTTGACAACTGATGAAGAGCTTAAAAGATTTGGTTTATGCGGAAGAAATCTATCAAATGATTTCATGATGAGAGTTTTTTCATTAGATGGTTACCCTCATGTAATAGCAAGAGAACAAATAGGATCAGATAAATTTGGAATCGAAGTTAGTTACCACTTTAAGACCAGAGAGCTCATAGTTTCAGAAAGCAATTAA